Part of the Actinomyces howellii genome, TCGTTGTCGTCGTCGGTGGCGTAGTACCCCTCGTCCCAGGCGAAGATCTGCGGTACGGCGGGGACCTCAACCCCCAGGGCCTCAAGGCAGCCGACGACGTCGGCTCCCGTGGACAGCGCACGCTCGACCTCAGCCGTCGTGGGGTGGGCAGGGTCAGGCAGAGAGACGCGCAGCAGGTGCTTGGAGCCGGTGTCCACGACCAGCGAGGTCCACCCGGCTGCCCACACCCGGTCGGGGAAGGCCCGGAAGAAGGCCGCCCGTCCTCCGGCGCGCGTGTGCGCCGGGGCGATCTCGACGGCGGCCGACACCTCCTCGTCGTCGAGGACCCGACGCACCGTCCCGTTGCGCTCGAGGGCGGCGGCCAGGCAGACGGCAGGGTCGACGGCGCTGAACCGCAGGTCGGCGGCCAGGATGCGCGGGTCGTCCCAGCCGCAGCCGTAGCGCTCACGCAGGTGGTCCAGGACCATGAGCTTGGCGCACCACTCCACCAGGTGCGCGGCCTGGAGCGGGCCGCGCTCCAGGGCGTCGAGGGCCTCTCCCCACAGGTCGAGGACCTCGCGGGTCTCGGTGTCCGTCCCGCCGTCGGCGGCCTGGAGGATCTCGTCGAGGAAGGCGCGCTGGACCTCCACCGCGCTCGCGGTGCCCCCGGCGGCTAGCTCGCAGCGGGTCGTCAGGGCGGGGTCGTGGGAGAAGGCGCGCAGGGCACCAACGGGATCGGCGAAGGCCAGTCGCGAGGCAAGGGCGCGCGCCCGGTCGGGATCGGCCTCGACGAGGGACAGCAGCGCCGCTGTCGAGCCCATGCGCAGCAAGGCGGTGACGGCCATGACCGAGGAGTCGGAGGTGATGACGTGCAGGCGCCGCCAGCGCGCAGGGTCGGCGTGCGCCTCGTCGCGGGTGTTGACGATGGGCCTCTCGCGGGTCGTGTAGAGGGAGACATCCTGCTCGACGTAGTCGGCGCGCTGGAAGATCTGGAACCCCGCCGTCTGGCTGGACGGCCCGATGCCCACGCGTCCTGACCCGCCGATGACCTGGCGGGTGACGAGGAAGGGCATGAGGACGGCGGTGAGCAGGTCCCAGTCGACGTCGCGGCGCACTGCGTAGTTCTCGTGCGCGCCCCAGGCGGCTCCGTGGCCGTCGACGTTGTTCTTGAGCACCTGCACCCGTGTCCCGCGCGTGGCCGACAGGGCCGCCTCCGCGCGGTGCATGAGCAGGTCGCCGGCCCGGTCGTATCGGACCGCCTCACGCGGCCCGAGGACCTCGGGGGAGGCGTACTCGGGGTGGGTGTGGTCGACGTACAGTCGGGCGCCGTTGACCGCGTGGCTGGCCGAGCCACGGTAGTAGTGCGACTCGAAGGCGTTGACCCGCTTGACCCAGCGGGTGGGGGACCCGGTGAGCACGGCACCGGCCTCCTGGTTGGTGCGCGCCTCCGGCGGGAGATCGTGGTCGGCGCCGTCGCGCGCGTCGCGGGTGGGCAGCTCGCCCGAGTAGTCGAACCGGGTCCCCGCCCCGTCGTCCATGACCCGTCCCTCGGCCGACGGCACGTGCGCGCTGCCGGGCTCGCCACGGCCCGCGGCCGCGCGGGCGTACTCGAACAGCAGCGCCCGTGCCAGCTCATCGGGGTCGGCAGCGGGGTCGTCCCTGTCGACCAGGGCGTACTCGGTCTCCACACCCATGACCCTGCGCACCGTGATCATCATCGTTCCTTTCCGGTGGTCCGCGCCGGTACACCTGTACCACAGTGAGGTTAACCCCTCCGTCCTGGTCTGGGCGGCCCGAGCGCCAAGACGTACCAGATGTCCCGATCTCGAGGTGCCATAAGTCCCGATCTCGAGGTGCCATAAGTCCCGATCTCGAGGTGCCAGGTGGTTTCAGGGGGTGAGTGCAATGGGTGGTGCTTGGGAGAGGGGCTGGTTGTGGTGCGTGGGGTGTGGCCTGGTGTGGTTCGCGATGGTGTGCGGGAGCTGATCGAGTCGGGTTGGTTGGCTCGCGAGGCGGGGGCTTGTTTCTCGGTGCCTCAGTCCACGGTGTCGGACTGGTGCAGGCTGTGGGGTATGAGGATGCGGCACGGGGCCAGGGAGGGCGGGATGGTCGGGACGACCAGGCCTGCTGGGCGTGGTCGGGGCGGGTCGGGGGACGGGTTCGAGGTGATGGTCCGGGGTACCGGGCACGGCAGGCGTCTGGGGGCTCAGGGGCGCGGCGCGATCGCTGCGGGCCTGGCCAGGGGTGATTCCCTGGCCTCGATCGCCCGGTTCCTGGGGGTGGCTGTCTCCACGGTCAGCCGCGAGGTCGCTGCCGGCGGGGGCCGGCAGGGGCGTGTTCAATGGTCTGTGTAAGCCCTCTTTGAAGGACTGATGACTGTGACTGATGAGAAGACTGGTCCTGCTGGTGGGCGGGGCGTGGTTGAGGATCTTGTTGCCTCGGGTGGCTTGGACGGGTTGTTCGAGCGGATCGACTCGGGTGAGGTGGGGTTGACGGGCGCCGACGGGCTGCTGCCGGCCCTGCTCAAGGAGGCCCTGGAGCGGGGTCTGCAGGCTGAGCTGACGGAGCATCTTGGCTACGACAAGGGCGAGCAGGCGCCGGTGGCTCGTGGCAACGCCCGCAACGGCACCACGGTCAAGACGATCAGCTCTGAGGTCGGCTCGTTCGAGATCGAGGTCCCCCGCGACAGGGCCGGCAGCTTCACGCCGCGGCTGGTCAGGAAGGGGCAGCGGCGGATGGACGGTCTGGACTCGATGATCATCAGCCTGTACGCCGGTGGTATGACGGTGCGCGAGATCCGCCACCACCTGGAGTCCACGCTCGGTGTGGAGCTGTCGGTGGGGACGATCAGCAGGATCACGGACGCCGTGGCCGAGGCGGTCCTGGACTGGCAGCGCCGCCCGCTGGAGGAGTTCTACCCGGTGGTCTACCTCGACGCGATCCGCGTCAAGGTCCGCGTCGACCACAGGGTCACCACCCGCTCGGCCCACATCGCCGTGGGTGTGGACATGGACGGGATCAAGCACGTCCTGGGTATCTGGGTCCAGGCCGAGGAGGGCGCCTCGTTCTGGGCGCACGTGTGCGCCGAGCTGGCCAACAGGGGCGTCAAGGACGTGCTGATCGTGTGCTGTGACGGGCTGACCGGCCTGCCCGAGGCGATCGAGGCGACCTGGCCCGACTCCATGGTCCAGACCTGCGTGGTGCACCTGATCCGTGCCTCCATGAGGTTCGTGGCCTACCAGGACCGTAAGAAGGTCGCCGCTGCTCTCAAGCAGGTCTACGCCGCCCCCAGTGAGGAGGCCGCCCTGGAGGCCCTGGCGGCCTTCAGCAGCTCTCCCCTGGGGGACAAGTACCCCGAGACGGTGGCGACCTGGGACAGGGCGTGGGAGCGTTTCACCCCGTTCCTGGCGTTCCCGCCGATGCTGCGCCGGGTCATCTACACGACCAACAGCATCGAGTCGCTCAACTACCAGCTACGCAAGATCTCCAAGAACCGGGGCCACTTCCCCAGCGACGAGGCCGCTGTCAAGCTGCTGTGGCTGGCGATCTGCAACATCGAGGACAAGCGGGCACGAGAACGCGACAAGGACAGGAACCTGCCCGCGGACAAGCGCAAGGCCAAGCCACGCGTGGTCGAGGGCCGGATCACCACCAACTGGAAACAAGCCCTCGCCCAGCTCGCCACCGCCTACCCCGACCGAATCAACCCCCACCTCTGAACAACCCGCTTACACAAAAAACTTGACAGGCCCGCCGGCAGGCCTACGACCCCCAGGCCCGCCACGCCCAGGCCCGGGCCGCCAGGGCACGGCCCAAGGCGCGTGTGCTGGACTCCAACGACCAGCTGCGGGCCCTGGTGGTCCAGGGCCTGAGACAGCGGTGGTCGCCCCAGCAGATCAGCCGCCGTCTGGCTGCGGACCACCCCGAGCGCGATGATCTTCGTGTGAGCCACGAGACGATCTACCAGTCCCTGTACGTCCAGGGCCGAGGGACGCTGCGCGCCGAGCTGGGCCGTCACTACAGGCTGCGTACCGGGCGGAGTCGGCGCGTGCCACGCTCGGCCCTGGCCGGGCCCCTGGCCTCCAGGCCCTGGCTGGCCGACGCGCGTATCAGCACCCGCCCGGCCCAGGTCGCCGACCGGGCCGTGCCAGGCCACTGGGAGGGCGACCTGGTCATGGGCGCGGGCAACCGCACCGCGATGATCACCCTGGTCGAACGCACCACCCGCCTGGTCCTGATCGCCCCGCTGCTGACCGACCACACCGCCACCACCGTGGCCACGGTGCTGGAGACCATGATCAAGGGCCTGCCCCGCTCCATGGCCCGGTCCCTGACCTGGGACCAGGGCGGCGAGATGGCCCAGGTCGCCCGCTTCAGGACCGCCACCAACCTCGAGGTGTACTTCTGCGACCCCCACAGCCCCTGGCAACGAGGAACCAACGAGAACACCAACGGCCTGATCCGCGAGTTCTTCCCCAAAGGCACCGACCTGTCGACCTACCCCCTCCACGCCTTCGAACAGGCCCAGCACCTCCTCAACACCCGCCCCCGCCAGACCCTAGACTGGGCCACACCCGCAGAAGCCTTCAACAGGCTCCTGCAGAAAACAGAACACGACACCACCATTGCACTCACCACCTGAAACCACCCCATAAGTCCCGATCTCGGGGAAGAGGGGGAGGGGGTGTGCGAGGGGAGCGCGCCCTCGGGGGCCGTGTCGACGGAGGTCACGATAGGATCACGGCATGGCGCGGGTGCTCTTCGACGACGTCGTCTACACCGACTACGGGATCCTCGATCTCATGTGGGCGGCGGACGGCTACTGGGACGGGGACTACGACCGCTTCTTTGCCGGACAGGACAACGGTCTTGTGGGCGCGGCCGACCCCAAGGGGATCTACCTGTGCCTGGCGAGGATGAGCGGGGGGTCGCGGGTGACGATCCGCCTCCACGACGCCGAGCCGCCGGTCGACACCGAGGGCTGGGAGGACGTCGTCGAGGTCTCCACGGTCATCCCTCAGGGCGCGGCACCCACCTGGCAGACCTTCGCCGGGGACACCTCAGGACCCCTGGAGCTCGAGCCGGGTCCGTACCGCGTGCGGGTGAGCGCCCGGGGCAGGGACGAGGCGAACCCGGCTCGCACCGGTGCGGTCGAGGACGGTGCGGTTGTCGACTTCTACCTCGTGGACTTCTGGCCCGCGCACTGGACGCTGGACGCGGTCATCCAGACCGTGAGCGAGGACGCCGCGACCTGGCACGCCCAGGTCGGTGGACGCACGTGCGGGCAGCCGCCGGGTCAGGCCGATGCTGAGGAGGCCGCGTCCTGACCCGCTGGAGGGCCTCAGCGGCCGGCGGGCCTTGTGGGGTCCTCGGCCTCGAGGGACGGGGCGAGCAGCCGCCGGAAGGAGCCGACCCGGGCCCGGCGTCGCGAGAGCTCTGCCTCATCGACCCGGGGACCCCCGGCCTCCTCCGCGTCAGGGCCCCCGTCGGCCCATGCGTCGAGGGCGCAGTCGATGACACCGGCCTCGTGGGTGCAGCCCCGGGGGCAGTCCTCGGCCACGGAGGCCAGGTCCGCGAATCCCCTGAGCACGTCGGCGCTTGAGACGTGGGCGACGCCGAAGGCGCGCACCCCAGGGGTGTCGATGACCCAGCCGCCGCCCGGAAGCTCGAGGGCCTGGAGGCTGGTCGAGGTGTGCCTGCCCCGGCCGGTCACCTCGTTGACGTGCCCGGTCACGCGTTCGGCGCCCGGGACGAGGGCGTTGATGAGGGTGGACTTGCCCACCCCGGAGTGGCCCACGACGACGCTCGTGCGCCCGCCCAGGGCGGCGCGGACCTCCTCGACCCCTGAGCCGGCGGCACGGGAGGCCTGGGCAGGACTGGCCGGGTCGAGGCGGGTGGCCACCGACCGGACACCCAGCGGTGCGTAGAGGCTGAGCAACGGGCCGGCGTCGGCCAGGTCGGACTTGGTCAGGACGAGCAGCGGCTCCATCCCGGCGTCGTAGGCGGCCACGAGGTAGCGGTCGATCATGCGAGGACGGGGCTCAGGATCGGCGACGGCGACGACGATGACGAGCAGGTCGGCGTTGGCCACGACCGGCCTCTCGGTGCCGGCCCCCTCGCCGTCCTCGGCCGAGCGCCGCAGGAGCGTCGTGCGCTGCTCGATGCGCACGAGGCGGGCCAGGGTGCCGCTGCGCCCCGAGGTGTCGCCGACGACGGCCACCTTGTCCCCGACCACGACCCGGCCGCGTCCCAGCTCGCGGGCCTTCATCGCCGTGATCTCGCCCGTCCCGTCCTCGGTCAGGGAGGGGTCGTCGAGCCGGATGCGGTAGTGGCCGCGGTCGATGCGTGTGACGGCGCCGGTGACGGCGTCGTCGTGGGAGGGGCGGAGCTTGGTGCGCGGCCGGGACCCGCGGCCGGGCCGTACCCGCACCCTGGGGTCGTCGGTGCCGGTGTCCCGTCTGGCCATCAGCCGCCCTCCCGCGGGGGCTGAGCGGGGCGGGAGCCGGACCTCGGGTCCTGCGGTCCCGGCCTGCCTGCCTGGTGGTCCGGCGTGCCAGGGCTCCCGACCCCCAGGAGGCGGTGCCACAGGGCGGGGAAGCCGGGCAGGGTCTTGGAGGTGGTGGGCACGTCCTCGATGCGCGTGCCGGGCACGGCCAGGCCGACGAGGGCCGCGAAGGTCGCCATCCGGTGGTCACCGTAGGTGCGCATGAGCGCTGGGTGGAGGGCGCCGTCGTCGAGTGCCTCGACGACCAGGCCGTCGTCGGTCTCCCGGGCGCGGCCCCCCACTCTCGTCATCTCCGCCACGAGGGCCGCCAGGCGGTCGGTCTCGTGACCGCGCAGATGCGCCACGCCCCGCAGCCGGCTTCCGTGCCCCTGGGCCGAGGCGAGGAGGGCGAGTGCCGCCACGGTCGGGACGAGCTCGCCGACCTCGGACATGTCCGCGTCGATGCCGCGCAGGGTCCCGTCGCCGCGAACCGCGAGGGTCGACGTCCCGTCACCCTCCGTGTGCAGCGCCGCCGACCCGCCCATCCTCGGCAGCAGCTCGCGCCAGGCGTCCCCCGCCTGCGTCGTTGAGGAGGGCCAGCGGGGGACGCGCACCTCGCCCCCGGCCACGAGCGCGGCGGCCAGGAAGGGGCCGGCGTTGGACAGGTCCGGCTCGATGTCGACACTGCCCCCGGTGGGGCGACCGGGCAGGACGGTCCAGGTGCGCGCAGAGCCGGAGGAGCCGCCCGGAACCGCGACGGAGTGCGGCTCCTCGACGCTCAGGCCCCGCTGGCGCAGACAGGCCACGGTCATCGCCACGTGGGGCTCGGAGGGGACCGGGCCGGTGGGGGTCACGGACAGCCCGCCGGGCACGAGGGAGCCCACGAGCAGGAGGGCCGAGAGGAACTGGGAGGAGGCCGATGCGTCGACCTCGACGTGCCGTGGCGAACCCGGGGGACCCGACGGTCCCGGCGAGCCCGAGGATTCCGACGGGCCCAGCGGTCCCGACGGGCCCGGGGATTCCGGCGGTCCCGGGGAGTCCGACGGGCCCGGGGAGTCCGACGGGCCCGGGGGCGAGGCGGCGCCTCCTGCCGGCGCGGCCAGGAGGGAGCCCGTGCCAGGACCGACGCGGACCGGCAGGTACCCGGGCCCGCCGAGCCAGGTCACCTCAGCGCCGAGGCGGGCCAGGGCGTCGAGCACCGGGGCGAGCGGTCGACGACGCGCCGCCTCGTCTCCGTCGAAGACGACGGGGGAGTCGGCCAGGGCGGCCAGCGGCGGCACGAAACGCATGACCGTCCCGGCCAGGCCGCAGTCGACCCGCCCGGTCCCGTCAGGGCCGGTACGCACCTGCAGGGGCAGGGGGGCGGGAAGGACGTCGAGGAGCGTGCCGGTGTCGTCGGCCTCGGTGAACCGGGCACCGAGAACGCTCAGCGCCCCGATCATGAGCTCGGTGTCGCGGGAGCGCAGCACGCCGCTCAGGCGTGTGGGGGACTGGGCGACGGCGGCCAGCAGGAGGGCGCGGGCGGTGAGCGACTTCGACCCCGGCAGGGCCACGGTCGCGTCAAGAGGCCCCGGAGGAGCCGGCGCGGGCCAGGGGGCGGGGGCCGCGCCGGCCGGAGGAGTCTCAGGGGTGGGGGTCATGGGCGCATTGTGTCAGGTCCCGAGCCTGCAGCCAGGTCGCCTCAGAGCATGTCGATGATGGCGTTGAGGGTGGCCGAGGGGCGCATGACGGCCTCGGTCAGCTCGTCGTTGGGGTGGTAGTAGCCCCCGATCTCGACGGTCTGGCGCTGGACCGCGGCGAGCTCGGCCTGGATGGTCTCACCCACCGTCTGGAACAGGGTGGCCACGGGCGCGAACCTGGCCGCGAGGTCGGCGTCGGCCTCCTGGGCGGCCAGCTCGGCGGCCCAGTACTGGGCGAGCCAGGCGTGGGAGCCGCGGTTGTCGATGGTTCCCAGGCGGCGGCCCGGGGAGCGGTTCTCCTTGAGCAGGGTCGTCGTGGCGGCGTCGAGGGCGTCCGCCATGACCGCGGCGCGGGTCTTGCCCGTCACGAGCGCGACGTGGCGCAGTGCCTCGGCCAGGGCCAGGAACTCGCCCAGGGAGTCCCACCGCAGGTAGTTGTCGTGGAGGAGCTGGCGCACGTGCTTGGGCGCCGATCCTCCCGCCCCGGTCTCGTAGAGGCCGCCGCCGTTCATGAGCGGCACGACCGAGAGCATCTTCGCGCTCGTCCCCAGCTCCAGGATGGGGAACAGGTCGGTGTTGTAGTCGCGCAGGACGTTGCCGGTCACCGAGATCGTGTCCTGTCCCTGCCTGGCCCGCTCGAGGCTGAGGCGGGTGGCGGCCACCGGGTCGAGGATGCGGATGTCGAGGTCCTCGATGTCCTCCTGGGTCAGGTAGGCGCCGACCAGGGAGGTCAGGACACGGTCGTGGCCGCGGGTGGGGTCGAGCCAGAAGACGGCGGGCGCCCCCGAGGCGCGGGCGCGGGTGACGGCCAGGCGGACCCAGTCGCGCACCGGGGCGTCCTGGGTCTGGCAGGCCCGCCAGATGTCCCCGGCCTCGACCTCGTGGGACAGCAGGACCGTGCCCGCTGGCAGGCCGGTGCCGTCGAGGACGACGATCTCGACCGTGCCGGCGGCGGGCACGAGGAAGGTCTTGTCGTGGCTGCCGTACTCCTCGGCCTTGCGGGCCATGAGGCCGACGTTGGGCACCGAGCCCATCGTGGCCGGGTCGAGGGCCCCGTTGGCCTTGCAGTCCTCGACCACTGCCTCGTAGACCCCGGCGTAGGAGGAGTCGGGGATGACCGCCAGGGTGTCGGCCATCTGCCCCTGGGCGTCCCACATCTTCCCGCCGGAGCGGATCATCGCCGGCATCGAGGCGTCGATGATGACGTCGCTGGGCACGTGCAGGTTCGTGATGCCGTTGTCCGAGTCGACCATGGCGATGCCCGGGCCCTGGGAGAGCTCGGAGGCGATCGAGGCGCGGATCCGCTCGCCGTCGGCGAGCCCGTCCAGACCTGCCAGGATCGAGGCGAGCCCGTCCTCCGGGCGCAGGTCGGCCTCCTCAAGCACCTCCCCGAAGGAGCTGAAGGTGGCCGGCAGCACCGCGCGCACGGCACGGCCGAAGATGAGAGGGTCGGAGACCTTCATCATCGTCGCCTTGAGGTGGACCGACAGCAGGACCTCCTCGGCGGAGGCTGCGGCGACCTGCTCGGTGAGGAAGGCGTCGAGCTCGCGCACGGACATGTAGGTCGCGTCGAGGACCTCGCCGGCCGTCACCGGCAGGGTCTCGCGCAGGACGACGGTGTCGGACCCGTCGGCCGGGCGCAGCCTGATCTGCACGGTGCCGTCGTGCGGGACGATGGTCGACGCCTCGTTGTGGCGGAAGTCGCCTGAGCTCATCATGGCCACGCGGGTGCGTGACTGCGGGCTCCACTCTCCCATCGAGTGCGGGTGGCTGCGGGCGTAGGCCTTGACGGCGATCGGCGCCCGGCGGTCGGAGTTGCCCTCGCGCAGGACCGGGTTGACGGCGCTGCCCTTGACGGCGTCGTAGGCGGCTCGGACCTCGCGCTCGGCGTCGGTGGACGGGGACTCGGGGTAGTCGGGAACCTCGATGCCCTCCGCCTGGAGCTCGGCGATCGCCTTCTTGAGCTGGGGCACCGAGGCGGAGATGTTGGGCAGCTTGATGATCGTGGCCGACTCCGACTGGGTGAGCGTGCCGAGCCTGGCCAGGTCGTCGCTGGCGTGGCCGAAGGCGGCCATGATGCGTCCGGCCAGGGAGATGTCCGCCCGGGCCACGCTCACGTCGGCCGCGCGGGTGAAGCCCTCGACGATGGGCAGCAGCGAGTGTGTCGCGAGCATGGGCGCCTCGTCCGTCAGCGTGTAGACGAGATCGGCGTCCTCGATCTCGACGGCGGGGAAGCGCTGGTCGTCCTGCTGGGTCACTGAGGTCTCCGTGGTCGGCGTGCTGGGCTGATGGCCGCGCGGCGCCGGCGTGCCCGGCCCGCGTGCCCGGGAGACAAGAGTACTGCCAGGGTGTGACGCCCAGGTGACGGGCCCTCTCGGCCGACTGGGCGGTCCCTGCGTGAGGGCCCCGCCGGGGGCGGGCGGCCGGGCAGGGACCGCAGGCGGGCGGCCGGGCAGGTCCTGCAGGCGGCCGGAGGGGACGGTCAGGCGCGCGTCGTCGCGTACCGCCTGGCGACCGCGGCCTGGGCGGCCTCGATGGCCTCACGCTGCTGGCGCCGGTTGCGCATCTCCCAGGCCAGGGACGGGCGCCCCTGGCGGTCGACGGCGGCCAGGGCCAGGCCGGCTCCCAGCGCCGCGCCTCGCAGGAGGCCGGCGAGCGTGGCGCGCCTGTCCTCCCCGCGCACCGCCCACACCGGGTTGTTGATGACGGTCAGCGGCACGTTGAGCGCGGCGAGGAGGCAGGCGCTCGTGCGGGGCGAGGTGCCCGTGGCCAGCCCCAGCCCGGCGGCGACCGTGACCGCACCGGTGGCGCGGGTGAGCATCCTGGCGTCGGAGGTGAGCACTGGCGGCAGCCCCGCGCGCTCGAGGGCGGGCTGAACCCTCTCGAACTTCTCGACGTGGTGCCCCGGGCGTGCGACGGCGTCGATGCCCTCGATGATGAAGGGGGCGGCGAGCAGCGGGCGGGCGACGGCGCGAAGAAGATCCATGGCTCCATCCTCGCCCACGACGGGCGCCGCGGCCAGTGCCTCGCCGGACCGCGGGCCTCGACCGGCCGGGAACTGGTCGGGGCCGCCGGGATCCGGTCGGGAATGCGCGGACCGGCGGTGTCGTTGGCCAGGTGATGACAGCGTGCACAACCACCGCGCCCGCCCGCCGCAGGTCGGCTCCGCCCCGAGCGTCTCGGGGCGCGTCTGGCGGACCAGCCCGCCCGACCGGGGCGGGCTCGCCACGCCGTGCCCTGCGGGGGCTAGGCTCGTGGCCGATGACGGACACCGACGACTTCAGCCCTTCGGACGGCCACGGCCAGGAGCCGCCCGCCGTCGACCTCGACGCCACGGGCGAGTCCCTCGACCGTGCCCCGGCCGGGGAGTCCGACGAGGCCCGGGCCGCCCGCTTCGAGGCCGACGCCCTTCCCTACCTCGACCAGCTCTACGGTGCCGCGCTGCGGATGACCCGCAACTCGGCGGACGCCGAGGACCTGGTCCAGGACACCTACGCCAAGGCCTTCGCCTCCTTCCACCAGTACCGGCCGGGGACCAACCTCAAGGCCTGGCTCTACCGGATCCTGACCAACACCTTCATCAACTCCTACCGCAAGAAGCAGCGTGA contains:
- a CDS encoding proteasome accessory factor PafA2 family protein — protein: MMITVRRVMGVETEYALVDRDDPAADPDELARALLFEYARAAAGRGEPGSAHVPSAEGRVMDDGAGTRFDYSGELPTRDARDGADHDLPPEARTNQEAGAVLTGSPTRWVKRVNAFESHYYRGSASHAVNGARLYVDHTHPEYASPEVLGPREAVRYDRAGDLLMHRAEAALSATRGTRVQVLKNNVDGHGAAWGAHENYAVRRDVDWDLLTAVLMPFLVTRQVIGGSGRVGIGPSSQTAGFQIFQRADYVEQDVSLYTTRERPIVNTRDEAHADPARWRRLHVITSDSSVMAVTALLRMGSTAALLSLVEADPDRARALASRLAFADPVGALRAFSHDPALTTRCELAAGGTASAVEVQRAFLDEILQAADGGTDTETREVLDLWGEALDALERGPLQAAHLVEWCAKLMVLDHLRERYGCGWDDPRILAADLRFSAVDPAVCLAAALERNGTVRRVLDDEEVSAAVEIAPAHTRAGGRAAFFRAFPDRVWAAGWTSLVVDTGSKHLLRVSLPDPAHPTTAEVERALSTGADVVGCLEALGVEVPAVPQIFAWDEGYYATDDDNE
- a CDS encoding helix-turn-helix domain-containing protein, whose product is MVRGTGHGRRLGAQGRGAIAAGLARGDSLASIARFLGVAVSTVSREVAAGGGRQGRVQWSV
- a CDS encoding IS256 family transposase, with amino-acid sequence MTVTDEKTGPAGGRGVVEDLVASGGLDGLFERIDSGEVGLTGADGLLPALLKEALERGLQAELTEHLGYDKGEQAPVARGNARNGTTVKTISSEVGSFEIEVPRDRAGSFTPRLVRKGQRRMDGLDSMIISLYAGGMTVREIRHHLESTLGVELSVGTISRITDAVAEAVLDWQRRPLEEFYPVVYLDAIRVKVRVDHRVTTRSAHIAVGVDMDGIKHVLGIWVQAEEGASFWAHVCAELANRGVKDVLIVCCDGLTGLPEAIEATWPDSMVQTCVVHLIRASMRFVAYQDRKKVAAALKQVYAAPSEEAALEALAAFSSSPLGDKYPETVATWDRAWERFTPFLAFPPMLRRVIYTTNSIESLNYQLRKISKNRGHFPSDEAAVKLLWLAICNIEDKRARERDKDRNLPADKRKAKPRVVEGRITTNWKQALAQLATAYPDRINPHL
- the rsgA gene encoding ribosome small subunit-dependent GTPase A, translated to MARRDTGTDDPRVRVRPGRGSRPRTKLRPSHDDAVTGAVTRIDRGHYRIRLDDPSLTEDGTGEITAMKARELGRGRVVVGDKVAVVGDTSGRSGTLARLVRIEQRTTLLRRSAEDGEGAGTERPVVANADLLVIVVAVADPEPRPRMIDRYLVAAYDAGMEPLLVLTKSDLADAGPLLSLYAPLGVRSVATRLDPASPAQASRAAGSGVEEVRAALGGRTSVVVGHSGVGKSTLINALVPGAERVTGHVNEVTGRGRHTSTSLQALELPGGGWVIDTPGVRAFGVAHVSSADVLRGFADLASVAEDCPRGCTHEAGVIDCALDAWADGGPDAEEAGGPRVDEAELSRRRARVGSFRRLLAPSLEAEDPTRPAGR
- a CDS encoding 3-phosphoshikimate 1-carboxyvinyltransferase, with the protein product MTPTPETPPAGAAPAPWPAPAPPGPLDATVALPGSKSLTARALLLAAVAQSPTRLSGVLRSRDTELMIGALSVLGARFTEADDTGTLLDVLPAPLPLQVRTGPDGTGRVDCGLAGTVMRFVPPLAALADSPVVFDGDEAARRRPLAPVLDALARLGAEVTWLGGPGYLPVRVGPGTGSLLAAPAGGAASPPGPSDSPGPSDSPGPPESPGPSGPLGPSESSGSPGPSGPPGSPRHVEVDASASSQFLSALLLVGSLVPGGLSVTPTGPVPSEPHVAMTVACLRQRGLSVEEPHSVAVPGGSSGSARTWTVLPGRPTGGSVDIEPDLSNAGPFLAAALVAGGEVRVPRWPSSTTQAGDAWRELLPRMGGSAALHTEGDGTSTLAVRGDGTLRGIDADMSEVGELVPTVAALALLASAQGHGSRLRGVAHLRGHETDRLAALVAEMTRVGGRARETDDGLVVEALDDGALHPALMRTYGDHRMATFAALVGLAVPGTRIEDVPTTSKTLPGFPALWHRLLGVGSPGTPDHQAGRPGPQDPRSGSRPAQPPREGG
- a CDS encoding NADP-dependent isocitrate dehydrogenase — translated: MTQQDDQRFPAVEIEDADLVYTLTDEAPMLATHSLLPIVEGFTRAADVSVARADISLAGRIMAAFGHASDDLARLGTLTQSESATIIKLPNISASVPQLKKAIAELQAEGIEVPDYPESPSTDAEREVRAAYDAVKGSAVNPVLREGNSDRRAPIAVKAYARSHPHSMGEWSPQSRTRVAMMSSGDFRHNEASTIVPHDGTVQIRLRPADGSDTVVLRETLPVTAGEVLDATYMSVRELDAFLTEQVAAASAEEVLLSVHLKATMMKVSDPLIFGRAVRAVLPATFSSFGEVLEEADLRPEDGLASILAGLDGLADGERIRASIASELSQGPGIAMVDSDNGITNLHVPSDVIIDASMPAMIRSGGKMWDAQGQMADTLAVIPDSSYAGVYEAVVEDCKANGALDPATMGSVPNVGLMARKAEEYGSHDKTFLVPAAGTVEIVVLDGTGLPAGTVLLSHEVEAGDIWRACQTQDAPVRDWVRLAVTRARASGAPAVFWLDPTRGHDRVLTSLVGAYLTQEDIEDLDIRILDPVAATRLSLERARQGQDTISVTGNVLRDYNTDLFPILELGTSAKMLSVVPLMNGGGLYETGAGGSAPKHVRQLLHDNYLRWDSLGEFLALAEALRHVALVTGKTRAAVMADALDAATTTLLKENRSPGRRLGTIDNRGSHAWLAQYWAAELAAQEADADLAARFAPVATLFQTVGETIQAELAAVQRQTVEIGGYYHPNDELTEAVMRPSATLNAIIDML
- a CDS encoding DoxX family membrane protein translates to MDLLRAVARPLLAAPFIIEGIDAVARPGHHVEKFERVQPALERAGLPPVLTSDARMLTRATGAVTVAAGLGLATGTSPRTSACLLAALNVPLTVINNPVWAVRGEDRRATLAGLLRGAALGAGLALAAVDRQGRPSLAWEMRNRRQQREAIEAAQAAVARRYATTRA
- a CDS encoding sigma-70 family RNA polymerase sigma factor, with the protein product MTDTDDFSPSDGHGQEPPAVDLDATGESLDRAPAGESDEARAARFEADALPYLDQLYGAALRMTRNSADAEDLVQDTYAKAFASFHQYRPGTNLKAWLYRILTNTFINSYRKKQREPLQSDADSVEDWQLHRAASHDSVGLPSAENLALELLPDSEIKAALGELSEDRRLAVYLADVEGFSYKEIAEIMDTPIGTVMSRLHRGRRQLRELLADHARQLGYSSDEEVG